Genomic DNA from Flavobacterium sp. N502540:
GTTTCTGCCTGCATTTTGTACGCTTCATAATCTACTTTGGCTGCTTTATTACGCGCGGACTGACTGCCAAAAAAAAGAGGGACTGACAAACCGAAATTAACATAATTAAATCTCTGACTTCCATTGTAATAAACTTCCTGACCTACAGTGCTTGTTTGTGTTCCAATGATGCTTAAATTATTATAGCCAATGGTAATATCGGGGAGTATTTTGGACTGTTCCGTTCTCCATCTCCATTTTGCCGCTTCTGCTTCGTACATTGAAAGTTGTACCTGAGGAAGCTCTGCGGTATCTTTATTTTGATGTAATGAAACCATAAAATCATTTTTTACAGTCTGTGAAATGGGCACATGAACCATACTGTCCTGAAGAACCGTATTAAACGTTTTAAGTATGATGGAGATATCTTTATTTACCATTGCAAGCTGGTTCATATAAAACTGCCGTGCAGATTGAGAAGCTGTTTTTTCCAAAACATTAGCTTCTCCTGTTTTATAGCGTAGCTCTGATTTCTGTTCCATTAATCTGTAAATCGAATCGGCATAAGTCAGCAATTCCTTTTTACTGTTGAGCCAGATGTAATCATAAAATAAGTTTCTCACATTCGACTTAACCTGTTGCACTGTTAACTGCGATTCTGCTTTTGCGGCATTGTGATGCTCTCTCAATACTTTTTTCTGATTTGTATATACTGTTGGAAAAGCAAAAGTCTGACTAATCCCAAAACGGTTGTCGTTTACAGCGCTATTAAATTGACCATAATCGGCAGTAAAAGCTGTTTTAGGAATATCAAAAGCAGATTTTTCCAATTGTTCTTTCGATCTTTCATTCAATTGAGAAGATTTAATTCTTCTGTTGTGCTGCATCGCTATTGATAAAGATTCTTCAAGCGAGATAGGTGCATCTTGTGCCTGTACCGAAGCCGTAAGAAACAAAGCCAGCACTAGTAAAGTCAGTTTATCCATCTTATGTTTTTTATTTTTCTTAGAAAAAACTTTGCTATGATACGTCATTAAATAAATTGCCGGAAGTACAAAAAGTGTGAGTAGAGTTGCGGTAATGAGTCCGCCGATAACGACCGTGGCCAACGGACGCTGTACCTCTGCTCCTGCGCCATTGCTCAAAGCCATAGGTAAAAATCCTAAAGAAGCAACAGCAGCTGTCATCAATACAGGACGCAACCTGTTTTTGGTTCCGTTAATGATAATCTGAAGCGGATCGGTAATTTCGCCGTGTTTTTGTATCCGATTGAACTCGGAGATTAAAACAATTCCATTTAAAACGGCTACGCCAAACAGTGCAATAAAACCAACACCGGCCGAAATACTAAACGGCATATCCCGCAACGCCAGTCCAAAAACACCGCCAATTGCCGATAACGGAATGGCAGTAAAAATGATAATGCCTTCTTTAAAAGATCGGAAAGCAAAATACAACAGCGCCAAAATCATAAACAAAGCTGCAGGGACTGCAATTCCAAGGCGCGATTTGGCCTGTTGCAGATTTTCAAAAGTCCCTCCATAGGTAATGTAATATCCGGGAGCAAATTTGATCTGACTGTTTACTTTTTTCTGCAATTCCTCTACAATAGATTCAACATCCCGTCCTCTTACATTAAAACCAACAATAATTCTCCTTTTGGCATCTTCGCGCTGAATCTGGTTCGGACCTTCCACTTCTTTAACCGAAGCTACCTGATACAACGGGATCTGCATTCCGGAACGGGTTGCAATCAGTAAATTTCGAACATCCTCAATATCTTTCCGTCCATTAGCTTCCACGCGTACCACCATATCGAACTTTTTTTCTCCTTCATAAATACTGCCTGCTACAGCTCCTGCAAACGCGGCATTTACGGTTTGATTGATGTCTGAAACATAAATACCGTACTTCGCCATTTCTGCCCAATCATAGTCAATAACAATTTGTGGCATTCCGGTAACTTTCTCCACATAAAGATCTGTAGCGCCTTCTACAGTAGTGCTAATCGCGCCTAACTGCTCGGCATATTTTGCCAGTTTATCGAGATCTTCGCCATAAATTTTACAAACCAAATCCTGCTTTGCTCCTGTCATTAATTCGTTAAAACGCATCTGAACCGGAAACTGAAAACCAGTCGTAACTCCCGGTGCAACCTCTTTAACGGTTTGGGTCATTTGATCTGCCAATTCAGGAAACGAAGAAGCACTGGTCCATTCTGATTTATCTTTTAAGACAATAATCATATCACCTCCTTCTATAGGCATAGGATCTGTTGGAATTTCGGCACTACCAATTCTCGAAACGACTTTTTCCACTTCCGGATAGGTATTTTTTAATGCAGTCGAAATTTTCTCAATGGTTGCTGTCGTCGTTGACAAATTTGTCCCCAGTAATAAACGAGTTTCTACGGCAAAATCGCCTTCTTCCAGTTGTGGGATAAATTCACCGCCCATTCGGCTAAAAAGCAACAAGGCGATACCAAACAAAACGAAAGCTGAAATCACAATCGCTTTTCTAACCTGCAATGCTCGCGACAAAACTCTTTCATAATAAAACTCAAGATTTGTCATTATTCGATCCGATAAATTCGGTTTATGATTTATTTTTTTGCTAATGAACAAAGCACTTACCATAGGAACATAGGTAAGCGACAGTATAAAAGCTCCTAAAATGGCAAAGGCCACCGTTTGTGCCATTGGCTTGAACATCTTTCCTTCAATGCCTTCCAGTGATAATATCGGAAGGTATACAATCAGAATAATAATCTGTCCAAATACTGCAGCGTTCATCATGCGTCCTGCTGATCCCGTCACTTCCTTGTCCATCTCTTCTTGTGAAATAGAATCGATTTCTTTGTATTTTTTGGAGGAATGAATATGATGCAAAATGGCTTCCACAATAATCACCGCGCCATCGACTATCAAACCAAAATCAAGCGCACCCAGACTCATTAAATTCCCACTCACACCAAACGTATTCATCATGATAATAGCAAACAGCATGGCCAAAGGAATTACCGAGGCTACAATAAAACCTGCTCTTAAATTACCCAAGAAAAGTACCAACACCAGTACCACGATCAGTGCTCCTTCAATAAGATTCTTCTCTACCGTTCCAATAGCATTATCTACCATTTTAGTCCGATCTAAAAAAGGTTCTATTTTTAAACCTTTTGGTAAAATTTTCTCAATTTCAGCAACTCGTTTTTTAACCTTTACGATCACATTACTGGCATTCTCTCCTTTAAGCATCATTACAATTCCACCAACCGACTCGCCAATATCATCTGTCGTTAAGGCTCCGTAGCGTATCGCAGAAGACATTTTTACCTCTGCAATATCTTTAATCAGAATTGGAGTTCCGGCCTGTGTATTTTTGACAATAATATTCTGAATGTCTTTTATGTTTCGAGTCAATCCAACACTTCGGATGTAAAGTACCGTTGGCCCTTTTTCAATATAGGCCCCACCCGTATTTTCGTTATTACTGTTCAGGGCTGTAAAAACTTCTTTAATAGTCAGGTTCTGCGCTTTAAGCCGCGACGGATTAACGGCAACCTCATATTGCTTTAGTTTCCCTCCAAAAGTAGCAACATCGGCAATTCCGGGAGTTCCCAGAAGCTGTCTTCTTATCGTCCAGTCCTGAATAGTACGCAGGTCTTCCAGAGAATACTTCGTTTCATATCCGGGTTGCGGTTTCAAAACATACTGGTAAATCTCGCCCAGACCTGTAGTTGCGGGTGCCATTTCAGGAATACTCGCGTTCTCTGCAATTTCTACTTTTTGCAATCGTTCTGCCACCTGCTGACGTGCCCAATACACGTCTGTATCGTCAGCAAAAACAATCGTAACCAACGAAAGTCCAAAACGCGAAATACTGCGGCTTTCTTTCAGCTGCGGTATATTACTAATCGCCTGTTCGATTGGAAATGTAATTAAGCGTTCCACATCTTCGGCTCCCAAAGACGGAGCGGTTGTAATAATTTGTACCTGATTGTTGGTGATGTCAGGAACCGCATCAATAGGTAAACGGGTTACTTCAAACACGCCATAGATAATCCATAGCAACGTGAAGATCCCAATTACCAGTTTATTTTTAACTGAGAACTGTATGATCTTATTAAGCATAATTTAATTTATTTGAATATAGTAATGCCAGGGCTAAAACATCAAAAATGTCTTAACCACAATAAAAATTCTATAAAATCAAATTAGGCTACAGGAGGTCGAAATACCGAAAACAAGGAAGGATTTGAATACAAATCTGAGGTATAAGGAATTTTACCCGATGGTGAAAATCCAACGGTAAAAGGAATATAAAATACCGGTTTGTCCTGCGGAACAAACACCAGCTGTACGTAAGGTCCGGATATGTTCTTAAACGGAAGCTGCATATCACGATCAGAATCATTGTCTTTTAAATCTTCTCCCCAGTAATGCATTTCTAAAAAATCAAAAAAACTGATATCATGTCTTTGCTGATGTTCCTTAAAATGCTCCAGCAATATCGGCAATTTATAAAACTGCTGAAAGAACCCAATATTGGATACAATTAAAAAGATGAAAAGATATATAATGATTTTTCGCACTTCACAAATTTAAACGATGTCGCAAAATAATTTCATACTTAAAACAAGAAGCAAACAACTTTTATCATTTTACCCCATTAAAGCACTAAAAATTACAATTATCATATCAAAAACTAAAAATTAAATCATTTTATACAACCTAAAAGTTAATTCAAAACAACTATTCTCAATTTAAAATTAAGATGCTCCCTCCTAAGATATTTCAACTCAAAAAAAACTTCAAAATTCTAAAATTCATAACCCTTTTCTATTTCAAAATGGACGAGAATACTTCCATTAAAATTTTGCTAAAAAGTTCCTAAAACCAAGCTAAATGCTTCTTCCCTGCTGGTCTGGTCTCCTTATTTAACTTCTTGTAAGAATACAAAACAAAACAAGTATTTCTACCTCTTTTTTTAGCTGTAAAAATTACACGTAACTTCTTTTTTACAATTTAATAATAGCAGTAAAAAGACTTTAAACACAAAAACACAAACAGCTAACAATCAATATATTAACAAATAAAAATCAAAGAGTTTTAAAGTCAAGTGTACGTTCATTCGTATAAATTTTGAAAAAAACTTTTTTTTCTGTCAGATTAATTTATACTTTTGTTTCGAACTATTCTTATTCATTCTAAATAAGAATTACTTACAAATTTATTTTTATTTGGCCAAAATAAAAAAGAATTTTCTTAGAAAAATTTCCAAAATAAATGAAAATTAAGAACAACCCCAGCAAAATCAAGCTATCAGACTCTTCTTATAAATTAAACAAAATTTCGAAGAACATCCGTAACAGGAGAAGCGTCTATGCCAATCAGTTTATCAAGGGAGAATTACCGGATCAACTGCTTGAAGAAATTTTGACGAATGCCACTTGGGCTCCTACTCACAAAATGACAGAACCCTGGAGGTTTATCGTTTTTAGGGGCAAATATTTGAAGAAGTATGGTGAATATATGGCTCACTATTACAAAGATTTTTATACTGAATTATCTCCAGAAGATCAAAAACACAAGCTTTCTTATCTCGAAAATTATCCGCTCAATGCAGCCTGCATGATTGGAGTGGTCCTGGTGAAAAACACCAAAATTGACCTGCCCGAATGGGAAGAAATTGCTGCAGTCTCTTCTGCTGTACAAAATATTGCACTTACCTGCCATGCTCATAAAATGGGCAGTTACTGGAGTACCAAAGGAGTAGCTATCGATTATGTGGCAAAATTTGGTCTCTCAGAAAACGAAAAATCACTAGGGCTTCTTTATCTGGGGTATTATCCCGAAGCCTTAAAACCTTCCAAAAAAAAGAGAACCCCTTTATCTAAAAAAGTCGTCTACCTCGACTGAAAAATAACTTTAACCCTTAAAACAACTATTTTATGAATACCACATTGATTCGTACAGAAGTCACCGAAAAAGGAGTCCAGTCGGACCAGAATTTTTATAAAGATATTTTCCATCAAAACTCCGGAACAGAATACGCTCAGGCCATGAAATTAGCACAGGAACGCGTTTCGAATTTCCTAAAAAATAATAAAAAACCTTTCAGCGGAATCAAACCTGAAGAAATCAGAGCCAAAGTTGAAGAGATAGATTTTGACACTCCACTACCCGATTACGAAAGTCTGCTGAACGAAGTAGACGAGCTATATGTTAACCATGCTACAGCCTTCCACCTTCCGGAATATATTGCACACTTAAACTGTCCGGTTGTTATTCCGGCACTAGCTGCCGAAATTCTGATCAGTGCCATCAACTCCTCACAAGATACTTACGACCAAAGCGCCGGTGGAACTTTTATCGAAAGAAAACTGATTGACTGGACCAGCGAGCAGATTGGCTATACTCAGGGTGATGGTGTTTTTACAGCGGGAGGCTCTCAAAGTAATTTAATGGGGCTGCTTTTGGCAAGAGATTATTATGCTTTGCAGTATCAGAAATGGAATATCAAATTGGAAGGTCTTCCTCCTGATGCACATAAATACAGAATTTTTGTTTCGGACAAGGCGCATTTCAGCAATCATAAAACTACCTGGATTCTAGGTCTTGGAGAACAGGCAATCGTAAACGTCGGCGTTGATAAAAGATACCGTATGGATCCTGAAAAACTGGAAAAAGCAATTGCAGACGAAATTAGAAGAGGAAACATTCCAATTGCGATTACCGCAACAGCAGGTACCACCGATTTCGGTAATGTTGATCCTCTAAAAACCATTGCCGATATTGCCAACCGCTATAATTTATGGCTTCACGTAGATGCTGCTTATGGATGTGGATTATTACTGACAGAGAAACAAAGGTATTTATTAAACGGTATCGAACTTGCCGATTCTGTAACCATCGACTACCACAAATCGTTCTTCCAACCAGTGAGCAGCAGTGCTTTTATTGTAAAAGACAAACTTCACCTCAACATAATCAAGCATCATGCTGATTACCTGAACCCAAAAGAACAAAACTACGATGTGCTTCCGGCTCAGGTTAATAAATCGATTGTTCAGACTACACGCCGTTTTGATGCTTTGAAACTTTGGTTTACGCTTCGTTATATGGGTAAGAAAAAACTTGGACAATTTACTGAAGCCTTAATAGAAATCACTCAACAAACCGCTGCCTACATTGAAGCCGATCCGAATTTTGAACTGTTATGCCACTCTGATATTGGTATTTTATTGTTCCGCTATCTGGACGGACCCGTTGAATCAAACTCTTGTGACGTCAACAAATACATCAAAGAGAAGCTTTTCTATGGCGGAGAAGTACTGGTAGCCAGCACCAAAGTAAATGGAGAATTCTACCTGAAATTCACCATTTTAAATCCTCTTACCACCCTAAATGATATTAAAAACATTCTTAACCTCATAAAACAAAACGGAGATGAATACCACAGACTCAACTAATTTTTACCAACTGGCAGAACAAGTAAACTACAAATCCCTGCTCAACTGCTATTGCAGAGAATTTAGCAATTGGATCCAATACGAAGGTGTTCCGAAATACGACCCTGCTTTGGCCGAATTCATGAAAACTATCGACCATAGCTCTTTTCTTAAATTTGACTTCACTGCTATTGGTCAGGAAGTTTTTGCTCCCTTGGTTTATTTTTCTGAAAGTGGCGTACATGCTTTCGGATTTCCTGTAGTGTCACGCACTATTGCAACAGATACATTCAGGGAAATAAATCCAATCGAATTTACGGAACTTGTTGCTGCTTATTCTAAAACAGAAAACCCTGATATTGATCCCGTTCCTACGCAAAAACGCATGCAAAACAGCATCGAGAATCTGGCACTTTATCTGGAGCATTACAAAAACAGTGACCGTACAGCCAACAATCCGGAACAGTCCTTTATAGCTTCTGAACAATCTTTAATCCTGGGACATACTGTACATCCGTTGCCAAAAAGCAGAGAAGGATTTACAAAGGACGAATTGGTTCAATATTCTCCTGAAACCCAAGGACAATTCCCGCTCCACTATTTCCTGATTCACCCGGAAAATGTAGCCGAAAAAAGTGCCGAAGACTATTTGATCACCGATTATTTGAGAAAAGAGGTTTCGCAATTTGCTGATAAAAATGCCAAAGAATTACTGGATTTCTATTCGCAATACAAAATAGTACCAGTTCACCCTTGGGAAGCGACTTATTTATTGGAGCAAAAAGAGGTTAAAGAAATGCAGTCTAAACAGCTTCTTTTCAGTTTGGGGCAATTTGGACCTTCTTATGCAGCGACCTCATCTGTTCGTACCGTTTACAATGCCGACAGTGAATGGATGTATAAATTCTCTTTGCATGTAAAAATCACCAATTCCTTCCGTGTCAATTACCTACACGAACTTAACCGTGGTTATGATGCAGCGCAGTTGATGAAAACAGATTGGGGAAAAGGCATTCAAAAAGATTACCCACAAATTCAGCTTATTACTGATCCTGCGTTCATTACAGTGGTTTATGAAGATCAAATTATTGACGGTTTCAGTACCAGCATTCGTCAAAATCCTTTTCATGGAGCCAACGCCAATAAAAACGTGACTCTGGTAGCTTCTTTGACACAGGATAACATTTTGACTGAACTGCCAAGAATCGTAACTCTGATTGAAGAATCGGCCAAAAGACAAGACTTAACAGTAGCAGACACCGCTATTGCATGGTTCAAACAATACCTGAATATTAGCCTTACGCCTTTAATTGGTATTTTCAACAAATATGGATTTGGTTCAGAATTTCACCAACAGAATGTAATGGTTGAATTCGATGAAAATCTTTTCCCTTCAAAATTCTATTTCAGAGACAATCAGGGATACTTTTTCCGTCAGGGACAGGTAGAAGAACTGGAACGTTTGATTCCGGAATTTGGTAAAGACAGCCGTTCTTTTATTGCCGAAAAAAGAATTATTGATTTCTGGGGGTATTATTTCTTAATCAATCACTTGCTTGGAATTGTGAGCGCTTTGGGTAAAAACAAACTTGCCGACGAAAATACGCTGCTTAACCTGATTTACGAAGCGATCAAAAAAGAAGGAGAATCAGATGTTACAGGTTTAGTCTCTCATTTCACCGAAAGTGTCAAATTAATCGTAAAAGGAAATTTACTAACCAGTTTAAACAATATGGATGAAGCCAGTGCGCCAAGAACCAATCCGGCGGTGTACAAAACTTTTCCAAATCCTTTAAACAGACACTTTTTCTCTAAAAAACTAATTCAGCCAAAAGCAAACACTACTGTTTTCAGCCGTTATTTTGAGAAAGAAAATGTAACAATCACTTTGCGTCCGGTAGATGTAGACAAAGATTTGGAGATGCTTCACGAGTGGTTTCACCGCGAACATGCTTTGAAAATCTGGCAGATGAACTGGCCAATTCGCGATTTGGAGGTGTTTTACCGTACGCTGCTTCCGGGTGGTCATTCGCACAGTTATATTGGAGAGGCTAATGGTGTTCCTACTTTTAATATCGAAGTGTATTGGGCGAGCCGTGACATTGTGGGAGAATACTATGACGTACTTCCGTCTGATTATGGAACGCACCAGTTTATCGCACCAACAGATCCGAAACTAAAATACGGTTCTCCGGCAACACAATCTATGATGGATTTTGTATTGAGCGAATCAAAAGTAGGCAAAATGGTAGGTGAAGGTTCTGTAGATTCTATCGCTTCGATGATGAACAAAGCCCACGTTGGATTTAAAATTCAAAAAGTAATCGAAATGCCTCATAAAAAAGCCAATCTGAACTTCTGCTACAGAGAATGGTACTGGGCTAAATTCCCGGCTGCCGAAGAGTTTCAAAAAAAAATCGTTTCAGCCTCACAAGTTTAATTCATAAAATAACCACAATGAATACAGAAAAAATATATTCGGTAATCGGAATTGGAATTGGTCCTTTCAACCTTGGACTTGCCGCACTTATCGAACCCATTGAAGATTTACCTGCACTGTTTTTTGATCAGTCGGAAGGCTTTGACTGGCACCCGGGTTTAATGTTAAACAATGCCACTTTACAGGTTCCGTTCTTAGCCGATTTGGTTACAATGGCCGATCCAACGAATAAATACAGCTTCTTAAATTACATCAAACAAAGCGGACGTGCTTATAAATTTTACATCCGTGAAAATTTCTTTATCTACAGAAGAGAGTACAATGAATATTGCAAATGGGCGGCGGCTCAGTTAAGCAACCTTAAATTTTCGCACAAGGTGATTTCAATTGACCCTGTTGATGATGTGTACAAAGTTACGGTGATCCATACTCAGACCTGTGTTACGACTGTTTATTATACGCATAAAATAGTTTTGGGTACGGGAACTTCACCACATGTCCCTGATTTTATTGACACCGAAGCTCTTCCAAATGTGATTCAT
This window encodes:
- a CDS encoding CusA/CzcA family heavy metal efflux RND transporter — encoded protein: MLNKIIQFSVKNKLVIGIFTLLWIIYGVFEVTRLPIDAVPDITNNQVQIITTAPSLGAEDVERLITFPIEQAISNIPQLKESRSISRFGLSLVTIVFADDTDVYWARQQVAERLQKVEIAENASIPEMAPATTGLGEIYQYVLKPQPGYETKYSLEDLRTIQDWTIRRQLLGTPGIADVATFGGKLKQYEVAVNPSRLKAQNLTIKEVFTALNSNNENTGGAYIEKGPTVLYIRSVGLTRNIKDIQNIIVKNTQAGTPILIKDIAEVKMSSAIRYGALTTDDIGESVGGIVMMLKGENASNVIVKVKKRVAEIEKILPKGLKIEPFLDRTKMVDNAIGTVEKNLIEGALIVVLVLVLFLGNLRAGFIVASVIPLAMLFAIIMMNTFGVSGNLMSLGALDFGLIVDGAVIIVEAILHHIHSSKKYKEIDSISQEEMDKEVTGSAGRMMNAAVFGQIIILIVYLPILSLEGIEGKMFKPMAQTVAFAILGAFILSLTYVPMVSALFISKKINHKPNLSDRIMTNLEFYYERVLSRALQVRKAIVISAFVLFGIALLLFSRMGGEFIPQLEEGDFAVETRLLLGTNLSTTTATIEKISTALKNTYPEVEKVVSRIGSAEIPTDPMPIEGGDMIIVLKDKSEWTSASSFPELADQMTQTVKEVAPGVTTGFQFPVQMRFNELMTGAKQDLVCKIYGEDLDKLAKYAEQLGAISTTVEGATDLYVEKVTGMPQIVIDYDWAEMAKYGIYVSDINQTVNAAFAGAVAGSIYEGEKKFDMVVRVEANGRKDIEDVRNLLIATRSGMQIPLYQVASVKEVEGPNQIQREDAKRRIIVGFNVRGRDVESIVEELQKKVNSQIKFAPGYYITYGGTFENLQQAKSRLGIAVPAALFMILALLYFAFRSFKEGIIIFTAIPLSAIGGVFGLALRDMPFSISAGVGFIALFGVAVLNGIVLISEFNRIQKHGEITDPLQIIINGTKNRLRPVLMTAAVASLGFLPMALSNGAGAEVQRPLATVVIGGLITATLLTLFVLPAIYLMTYHSKVFSKKNKKHKMDKLTLLVLALFLTASVQAQDAPISLEESLSIAMQHNRRIKSSQLNERSKEQLEKSAFDIPKTAFTADYGQFNSAVNDNRFGISQTFAFPTVYTNQKKVLREHHNAAKAESQLTVQQVKSNVRNLFYDYIWLNSKKELLTYADSIYRLMEQKSELRYKTGEANVLEKTASQSARQFYMNQLAMVNKDISIILKTFNTVLQDSMVHVPISQTVKNDFMVSLHQNKDTAELPQVQLSMYEAEAAKWRWRTEQSKILPDITIGYNNLSIIGTQTSTVGQEVYYNGSQRFNYVNFGLSVPLFFGSQSARNKAAKVDYEAYKMQAETTKIELKTEIVNAVNEIEKYKESLSYYENEGLKNATIIIDTANSQLENGDIDYLQWVLVVNQAITIKNEYLDRINDYNKAVINWQTLNNL
- a CDS encoding nitroreductase, encoding MKIKNNPSKIKLSDSSYKLNKISKNIRNRRSVYANQFIKGELPDQLLEEILTNATWAPTHKMTEPWRFIVFRGKYLKKYGEYMAHYYKDFYTELSPEDQKHKLSYLENYPLNAACMIGVVLVKNTKIDLPEWEEIAAVSSAVQNIALTCHAHKMGSYWSTKGVAIDYVAKFGLSENEKSLGLLYLGYYPEALKPSKKKRTPLSKKVVYLD
- a CDS encoding pyridoxal phosphate-dependent decarboxylase family protein gives rise to the protein MNTTLIRTEVTEKGVQSDQNFYKDIFHQNSGTEYAQAMKLAQERVSNFLKNNKKPFSGIKPEEIRAKVEEIDFDTPLPDYESLLNEVDELYVNHATAFHLPEYIAHLNCPVVIPALAAEILISAINSSQDTYDQSAGGTFIERKLIDWTSEQIGYTQGDGVFTAGGSQSNLMGLLLARDYYALQYQKWNIKLEGLPPDAHKYRIFVSDKAHFSNHKTTWILGLGEQAIVNVGVDKRYRMDPEKLEKAIADEIRRGNIPIAITATAGTTDFGNVDPLKTIADIANRYNLWLHVDAAYGCGLLLTEKQRYLLNGIELADSVTIDYHKSFFQPVSSSAFIVKDKLHLNIIKHHADYLNPKEQNYDVLPAQVNKSIVQTTRRFDALKLWFTLRYMGKKKLGQFTEALIEITQQTAAYIEADPNFELLCHSDIGILLFRYLDGPVESNSCDVNKYIKEKLFYGGEVLVASTKVNGEFYLKFTILNPLTTLNDIKNILNLIKQNGDEYHRLN
- a CDS encoding GNAT family N-acetyltransferase gives rise to the protein MNTTDSTNFYQLAEQVNYKSLLNCYCREFSNWIQYEGVPKYDPALAEFMKTIDHSSFLKFDFTAIGQEVFAPLVYFSESGVHAFGFPVVSRTIATDTFREINPIEFTELVAAYSKTENPDIDPVPTQKRMQNSIENLALYLEHYKNSDRTANNPEQSFIASEQSLILGHTVHPLPKSREGFTKDELVQYSPETQGQFPLHYFLIHPENVAEKSAEDYLITDYLRKEVSQFADKNAKELLDFYSQYKIVPVHPWEATYLLEQKEVKEMQSKQLLFSLGQFGPSYAATSSVRTVYNADSEWMYKFSLHVKITNSFRVNYLHELNRGYDAAQLMKTDWGKGIQKDYPQIQLITDPAFITVVYEDQIIDGFSTSIRQNPFHGANANKNVTLVASLTQDNILTELPRIVTLIEESAKRQDLTVADTAIAWFKQYLNISLTPLIGIFNKYGFGSEFHQQNVMVEFDENLFPSKFYFRDNQGYFFRQGQVEELERLIPEFGKDSRSFIAEKRIIDFWGYYFLINHLLGIVSALGKNKLADENTLLNLIYEAIKKEGESDVTGLVSHFTESVKLIVKGNLLTSLNNMDEASAPRTNPAVYKTFPNPLNRHFFSKKLIQPKANTTVFSRYFEKENVTITLRPVDVDKDLEMLHEWFHREHALKIWQMNWPIRDLEVFYRTLLPGGHSHSYIGEANGVPTFNIEVYWASRDIVGEYYDVLPSDYGTHQFIAPTDPKLKYGSPATQSMMDFVLSESKVGKMVGEGSVDSIASMMNKAHVGFKIQKVIEMPHKKANLNFCYREWYWAKFPAAEEFQKKIVSASQV